The proteins below come from a single Streptococcus canis genomic window:
- the argS gene encoding arginine--tRNA ligase — MDTKTLIASEIAKVIPELEQDAIVNLLETPKNANMGDLAFPAFSLAKMLRKAPQMIAGELAEQIDASQFEKVVAVGPYVNFFLDKAKISSQVLEQVITSGSDYGQQDEGRGRNVAIDMSSPNIAKPFSIGHLRSTVIGDSLANIFSKMGYKPVKINHLGDWGKQFGMLIVAYKKWGDEAAVQAHPIDELLKLYVRINAEAETDPTVDEEAREWFRKLEDGDQEATELWQWFRDESLLEFNRLYDQLNVTFDSYNGEAFYNDKMEEVLDLLEAKNLLVESKGAQVVNLEKYGIEHPALIKKSDGATLYITRDLAAALYRKRTYDFAKSVYVVGNEQAAHFKQLKAVLKEMGYDWSDDMTHVAFGLVTKGGAKLSTRKGNVILLEPTVAEAINRAASQIEAKNPDLANKEAVSHAVGVGAIKFYDLKTDRMNGYDFDLEAMVSFEGETGPYVQYAHARIQSILRKANFIPSATTTYSLNDAESWEIIKLIQDFPRIIKRTSDNFEPSIMAKFAIHLAQSFNKYYAHVRILDDNSERDSRLALCYATATILKEALRLLGVEAPNKM; from the coding sequence ATGGATACTAAAACTCTAATCGCAAGTGAAATAGCTAAAGTTATTCCTGAGTTAGAACAAGATGCTATTGTTAACTTGCTTGAAACCCCAAAAAATGCCAACATGGGAGACCTTGCCTTTCCAGCTTTTAGCTTAGCAAAAATGCTTCGTAAAGCACCTCAAATGATTGCAGGTGAACTCGCTGAACAGATTGATGCTAGCCAATTTGAAAAAGTAGTAGCTGTCGGACCTTATGTCAACTTTTTCCTTGATAAAGCAAAGATTTCCTCACAAGTCCTTGAACAAGTCATTACATCTGGTTCTGATTATGGCCAACAAGACGAGGGGCGTGGTCGCAACGTTGCCATTGATATGTCTAGCCCTAACATTGCTAAGCCATTTTCGATTGGTCACCTCCGCTCGACAGTTATCGGAGATAGCCTTGCGAATATTTTTTCCAAAATGGGTTATAAACCTGTAAAAATCAATCACCTTGGTGACTGGGGGAAACAATTTGGTATGCTCATTGTTGCCTACAAAAAATGGGGAGATGAAGCAGCTGTCCAAGCACATCCCATTGATGAACTTTTAAAACTTTACGTTCGCATCAATGCAGAAGCTGAAACAGATCCAACCGTTGATGAAGAGGCTCGCGAATGGTTCCGTAAATTGGAAGATGGCGACCAAGAAGCTACTGAATTGTGGCAGTGGTTCCGTGACGAAAGTTTACTTGAGTTTAACCGTCTCTATGATCAGTTAAATGTAACCTTTGATAGCTATAACGGTGAGGCCTTCTACAATGATAAAATGGAGGAAGTTCTTGACTTATTAGAAGCTAAAAACCTGCTTGTAGAGTCCAAAGGCGCTCAAGTCGTTAACCTTGAAAAATACGGCATTGAGCACCCTGCTTTGATTAAAAAATCAGATGGTGCTACTCTTTACATTACCCGTGACCTAGCGGCTGCACTCTATCGTAAACGTACTTATGACTTTGCTAAATCAGTTTATGTTGTTGGTAATGAACAAGCTGCCCACTTCAAACAATTAAAAGCCGTTTTAAAAGAAATGGGCTACGATTGGTCTGATGACATGACACACGTTGCTTTTGGGCTTGTGACAAAAGGCGGCGCTAAATTATCAACACGTAAAGGGAATGTTATCCTTCTTGAGCCTACCGTTGCCGAAGCTATTAATCGTGCTGCTTCTCAAATCGAAGCCAAAAATCCTGACCTTGCCAATAAAGAAGCTGTTTCCCATGCTGTTGGTGTCGGTGCTATCAAGTTCTATGATCTCAAAACAGATCGTATGAATGGTTATGACTTCGACCTCGAAGCAATGGTCTCTTTTGAAGGTGAAACTGGACCTTACGTTCAATACGCTCACGCTCGTATCCAATCCATCTTGCGTAAGGCCAACTTCATTCCATCTGCAACTACCACTTACAGTTTAAATGACGCTGAAAGCTGGGAAATTATCAAACTTATCCAAGACTTCCCACGGATTATCAAACGAACATCAGACAACTTTGAGCCTTCTATTATGGCCAAATTTGCTATTCATCTAGCACAAAGCTTTAATAAATACTATGCCCACGTGCGCATTCTTGACGATAACTCAGAACGTGATAGTCGCTTAGCCCTTTGCTATGCTACTGCTACTATTCTTAAAGAGGCACTTCGCTTGCTCGGTGTTGAAGCCCCAAATAAAATGTAA
- the argR gene encoding arginine repressor, which translates to MNKMERQQQIKQIIQAEHIGTQEEIKNALQKKGIVVTQATLSRDLREIGLLKLRDKQGKLYYSLSEPVVTPFSPDVRFYVLKVDRAGFMLVLHTNLGEADVLANLIDNDAIEAILGTIAGADTLLVICRDEEIAKRFEKDLSAGL; encoded by the coding sequence ATGAATAAAATGGAGCGTCAACAGCAGATTAAGCAAATCATTCAAGCAGAACATATTGGCACACAAGAAGAAATCAAAAATGCCCTTCAAAAAAAAGGGATTGTGGTCACCCAAGCGACCCTGTCGCGGGATTTAAGAGAGATTGGTCTTTTAAAGCTAAGGGATAAGCAAGGTAAGCTCTATTATAGTTTGTCTGAGCCTGTCGTGACACCATTTAGTCCTGATGTGCGTTTTTACGTGCTAAAAGTTGATCGTGCAGGATTCATGCTTGTCCTTCACACGAATCTCGGAGAGGCTGATGTCTTGGCTAATCTGATTGATAATGATGCTATTGAAGCTATTTTAGGCACTATTGCTGGAGCAGATACTTTGCTGGTGATTTGTCGAGATGAAGAGATTGCTAAGCGCTTTGAGAAAGATTTGTCTGCAGGCCTATGA
- a CDS encoding YlbF family regulator, protein MISYHDSLRKLILAIHDHPSIIAYKEAQQQFSQFGQFEKQAYQMKRYQQDAELFQKIAKEQAAAVSSSKAKELEDNLNHQPVIEDYREKMQDASDLIQYITKRIEDQLNKELTHGKS, encoded by the coding sequence ATGATAAGCTATCATGATTCTTTGAGGAAGCTGATTCTTGCCATTCATGACCATCCTAGTATTATCGCTTATAAAGAAGCGCAGCAACAATTCTCTCAGTTTGGTCAGTTTGAGAAGCAGGCCTATCAGATGAAACGTTATCAGCAAGATGCAGAGCTATTCCAAAAGATAGCTAAAGAGCAAGCTGCCGCTGTGTCTTCAAGTAAGGCCAAAGAACTTGAAGATAACCTCAATCATCAGCCAGTGATTGAAGATTACCGTGAGAAAATGCAGGACGCGAGTGATTTGATTCAATATATCACCAAACGTATAGAAGATCAGTTAAACAAGGAGTTAACGCATGGCAAAAGCTAA